From a single Candidatus Hydrogenedens sp. genomic region:
- a CDS encoding 4Fe-4S binding protein, translating into MPAIVDPEKCTGCGSCVDVCPTEAIHLNDDGKAVVDPDKCGDCGACVDECPSEAITLSE; encoded by the coding sequence ATGCCAGCAATAGTTGACCCGGAAAAATGCACAGGTTGTGGAAGTTGTGTTGATGTATGCCCTACAGAGGCTATTCATTTAAATGATGATGGCAAAGCAGTCGTTGACCCTGATAAATGTGGTGATTGCGGTGCCTGTGTAGATGAATGCCCTTCAGAAGCCATTACTCTCTCTGAATAA